From Camelina sativa cultivar DH55 chromosome 20, Cs, whole genome shotgun sequence, the proteins below share one genomic window:
- the LOC104770481 gene encoding indole-3-acetaldehyde oxidase produces MVERKVIFEEKEAMMKSKTSLVFAINGERYELDLSSIDPSTKLVDFLRNKTPFKSVKLGCGEGGCGACVVLLSKYDPLLEKVEDFTISSCLTLLCSIDGCSITTSDGLGNSRVGFHAVHERIAGFHATQCGFCTPGMSVSMFSALLNADKTHHPPRSGFSNLTAAEAEKAVAGNLCRCTGYRPLVDACKSFAADVDIEDLGFNSFCKKGENKGEVLGRLPCYDHTSSQVICTFPEFLKKEIKNETSLDSSKYRWSRPVSVSELQGLLQVENGSSSSVKLVAGNTSTGYYKEEKERKCERFIDIRRIPELTLVRKDENGVELGASVTISKAIEVLREQDNVPMLAKIAAHMEKIANRFVRNTGTVGGNIIMAQRKQFPSDLTTILVAAGATVKIMTNSSVQEEFTLEKFLEQPPLEAKSLLLSVQIPSWRPVKKNGSALLFETYRAAPRPLGNALAFLNAAFSAEVSLSEALDGIVVNDCRLVFGAYGTKHAHRASNVEEFLIGKVMSDEVLMEAIGLLKDEIVPDKGTSNPGYRSSLAVTFLFEFFGSLTQTNARTTNGLLNGGCKENGFDHQNVESLKAEAMLSSSQQIVETQEHTPVGKGITKAGACLQASGEAVYVDDIPAPENCLYGAFIYSTMPLARIKNIKFKQNIVPEGVVGIITYKDIPEGGKNMGTTGFFTSDLLFAEEITHCAGQIIAFLVADSQKHADIAANLVVIDYDTKDLEPPILSFEDAIEKSSVFDIPPPLRGYPVGDIAKGMDEAEHKILGSKINFGSQYFFYMETQTALAVPDEDNCMVVYSSTQIPEFVHQTIAGCLGVPENNVRVITRRVGGGFGGKAIKAMPVAAACALAASKMQRPVRTYVNRKTDMITTGGRHPMKVTYSVGFKSNGKITALDIEVLLDAGLTEDVSPLIPKGIQGALMKYDWGALSFNAILCKTNTVSRTAVRAPGDVQGSYIGEAIIEKVASYLSVDVDEIRKVNLHTYDSLRLFHKVRAGESPEYTLPLLWDKIAEFSGFNQRRKVVEDFNASNKWRKRGISRVPAVYAVSMRSTPGRVSVLRDGSIVVEVQGIEIGQGLWTKVKQMAAYSLGLIQCGTRSDELLKKIRVIQSDTLSMVQGSMTAGSTTSEASSEAVRICCDGLVERLLPVKTALVEQTGGSVTWDNLISQAYLQSINMSVSRLYLPDDSTGEYINYGVGASEVEINVLTGETTILRTDIIYDCGKSLNPAVDLGQIEGAFVQGLGFFMLEEFLMNSDGLVVTDSTWTYKIPTVDTIPRQFNVEILNSGQHKNRVLSSKASGEPPLLLAASVHCAVRAAVKEARKQILTWNSNQQGTDTYFELPVPATMSVVKEFCGLDVVEKYLEWKIQERKNI; encoded by the exons ATGGTTGAGAGAAAAgttatttttgaagaaaaagaagcgaTGATGAAGAGCAAGACCTCTCTGGTTTTCGCCATTAACGGAGAAAGATACGAGCTCGATCTCTCTTCTATTGATCCTTCCACCAAACTCGTTGATTTCTTGCGCAACAAGACTCCTTTCAAGAGCGTCAAGCTTGGTTGTGGCGAAG GTGGTTGTGGCGCTTGTGTTGTTCTTCTTTCAAAGTATGATCCATTACTCGAAAAAGTCGAAGACTTCACAATCAGCTCGTGTCTCACGCTCCTCTGCAGCATCGATGGCTGCTCCATCACTACCTCAGATGGACTTGGGAACAGCAGAGTCGGTTTCCACGCGGTCCACGAGCGGATCGCAGGTTTTCACGCCACGCAATGCGGTTTCTGCACACCTGGAATGAGTGTTTCCATGTTTTCCGCTCTCTTGAACGCTGATAAgactcatcatcctcctcgcAGCGGATTCTCAAACCTCACCGCTGCTGAAGCTGAGAAAGCTGTGGCAGGGAACCTCTGCCGGTGTACTGGATACAGACCGCTCGTGGACGCTTGTAAGAGTTTTGCAGCGGATGTGGATATCGAAGATCTTGGATTTAATTCCTTTTGCAAGAAGGGTGAAAACAAAGGTGAGGTATTAGGAAGGTTGCCATGTTATGATCACACATCATCTCAAGTCATCTGTACATTTCCGGAGTTCTTGAAGAAGGAAATCAAGAATGAGACGAGTCTTGATTCAAGCAAGTACAGATGGTCAAGACCTGTTAGTGTCTCGGAGCTTCAAGGGTTATTACAAGTCGAGAATGGTTCGTCTTCGTCGGTTAAGTTAGTTGCAGGTAACACGAGCACCGGTtattacaaagaagaaaaagagaggaagtGCGAAAGATTTATCGATATCAGGCGGATTCCTGAGCTCACTCTGGTGAGAAAAGATGAGAATGGAGTTGAATTAGGAGCTTCTGTTACTATCTCTAAAGCTATTGAGGTTCTAAGAGAGCAAGACAATGTTCCCATGTTGGCTAAAATCGCGGCTCATATGGAGAAGATCGCAAACAGATTCGTGAGGAACACGGGAACGGTAGGTGGAAACATCATCATGGCGCAGAGGAAACAGTTTCCTTCGGATCTGACAACCATACTTGTTGCAGCTGGAGCAACGGTGAAGATCATGACTAACAGCTCGGTTCAAGAAGAGTTCACATTGGAAAAGTTTCTTGAACAGCCTCCTCTTGAAGCCAAATCTCTTCTTTTGAGCGTCCAGATTCCGTCTTGGCGCCCTGTGAAGAAGAACGGTTCTGCTTTGCTCTTTGAAACTTATAGAGCAGCGCCACGTCCTCTAGGAAACGCATTGGCATTTTTGAATGCGGCTTTCTCAGCTGAAGTTTCTTTAAGTGAAGCACTTGATGGCATCGTTGTAAATGATTGCCGGTTGGTTTTTGGGGCTTATGGAACCAAACATGCACACAGGGCGAGTAATGTTGAAGAGTTTCTTATAGGAAAAGTGATGTCTGATGAAGTTTTGATGGAAGCTATAGGCTTACTTAAAGATGAGATAGTACCTGATAAGGGTACTTCGAATCCTGGTTATAGATCAAGCTTGGCTGTTACTTTTCTCTTCGAGTTCTTCGGATCTTTAACCCAAACAAACGCTAGAACAACAAACGGTTTGCTCAATGGAGGATGCAAAGAGAATGGTTTTGATCATCAGAATGTTGAATCTTTGAAAGCTGAAGCTATGCTGTCATCTTCACAACAAATAGTTGAAACTCAAGAACATACTCCGGTCGGGAAAGGCATTACAAAGGCTGGAGCTTGTCTTCAAGCATCTG GTGAGGCTGTTTACGTAGACGATATTCCTGCTCCTGAAAATTGTCTATACGGTGCATTTATCTACAGTACGATGCCGCTGGCACGGATTAAGAATATAAAGTTCAAGCAAAACATAGTTCCTGAAGGAGTTGTTGGCATAATTACTTACAAGGATATTCCCGAAGGCGGGAAAAATATGGGTACCACCGGTTTCTTTACATCGGATCTTTtgtttgcagaagaaatcaCTCATTGTGCGGGTCAGATAATCGCCTTTTTG GTTGCAGATAGTCAAAAGCATGCAGATATTGCAGCAAATCTTGTTGTGATTGATTATGACACTAAGGATTTAGAACCGCCGATACTGTCCTTCGAAGACGCTATCGAAAAGTCTAGCGTTTTCGACATCCCTCCACCTCTGCGTGGTTACCCGGTCGGTGATATCGCCAAAGGAATGGATGAAGCGGAACACAAGATTCTTGGATCAAAG ATAAATTTCGGGTCACAGTACTTCTTCTATATGGAGACACAAACGGCACTTGCAGTGCCGGATGAAGACAACTGTATGGTGGTTTATAGCTCGACTCAAATCCCCGAGTTTGTACATCAAACCATTGCTGGATGTCTTGGAGTCCCTGAGAATAATGTGCGTGTCATCACTAGAAGAGTTGGAGGTGGATTTGGTGGGAAAGCCATCAAGGCAATGCCT GTGGCTGCAGCTTGTgcacttgcagcatccaaaatGCAGCGTCCGGTGAGGACATATGTGAATCGAAAAACGGATATGATAACTACAGGAGGAAGACATCCGATGAAAGTCACATATAGTGTTGGATTCAAGTCCAATGGAAAGATTACTGCTTTGGATATAGAGGTGTTACTTGATGCAGGGTTAACTGAAGATGTAAGCCCGCTTATACCAAAGGGAATCCAAGGAGCACTAATGAAGTATGATTGGGGTGCTCTCTCTTTCAATGCGATATTATGCAAAACAAACACTGTGAGCAGAACCGCGGTTAGAGCTCCTGGTGATGTACAAGGATCATATATCGGAGAAGCCATCATTGAAAAAGTAGCTTCATATCTTTCAGTTGATGTGGATGAGATCAGGAAGGTTAACCTCCACACGTATGATAGCTTAAGGTTGTTTCACAAAGTCAGAGCTGGTGAATCCCCTGAATACACGTTACCTTTGCTTTGGGACAAAATCGCTGAGTTCTCAGGATTTAACCAAAGGAGGAAGGTGGTTGAGGATTTTAATGCATCAAACAAGTGGAGAAAGAGAGGGATCTCACGTGTGCCTGCGGTTTATGCAGTTAGTATGCGATCAACACCCGGAAGAGTAAGTGTTTTGAGGGATGGGTCGATAGTGGTTGAGGTTCAAGGGATTGAGATAGGACAAGGGCTGTGGACAAAGGTTAAACAGATGGCTGCATATTCCCTTGGTTTGATCCAATGCGGTACTAGAAGCGATGAGCTGCTCAAGAAAATCAGGGTCATCCAATCCGACACCTTAAGTATGGTGCAGGGCTCAATGACTGCTGGTAGCACAACCTCTGAGGCTAGCAGCGAAGCGGTTAGGATTTGTTGTGATGGCTTAGTCGAAAGGCTATTACCCGTCAAGACTGCTTTGGTGGAGCAAACAGGAGGATCTGTGACTTGGGATAACCTCATCAGTCAG GCTTATCTGCAATCGATAAACATGTCGGTTAGCAGATTATACTTGCCGGACGACTCCACTGGCGAATATATTAACTATGGAGTTGGAGCGAGCGAG GTTGAAATAAATGTTTTGACGGGAGAAACAACGATTCTGCGCACGGATATTATCTATGATTGTGGGAAGAGTCTCAATCCCGCTGTTGATTTAGGACAG aTTGAAGGAGCATTTGTTCAAGGACTTGGGTTCTTCATGCTTGAAGAGTTCCTAATGAACTCAGACGGTCTCGTGGTAACAGACAGCACATGGACTTACAAGATCCCAACGGTCGATACAATCCCAAGACAGTTCAATGTGGAGATTCTCAACAGTGGACAACACAAGAATCGTGTTCTTTCATCCAAAG CTTCGGGTGAACCGCCGCTGCTTTTAGCGGCTTCTGTTCACTGCGCGGTACGAGCAGCTGTTAAGGAAGCCAGGAAACAGATTCTGACATGGAACAGTAACCAACAAGGGACTGATACGTACTTTGAATTACCTGTTCCAGCAACAATGTCTGTTGTGAAGGAGTTTTGTGGACTCGATGTTGTCGAGAAATACTTGGAATGGAAAATACAAGAGAGGAAGAATATTTGA
- the LOC104770482 gene encoding inactive protein RESTRICTED TEV MOVEMENT 2-like, translating into MANFGIERVYQEFEPVTRWTSEPDAEVLVADLPGFKKEQLKVAVTATRKLRLIGERATGGNKWLRFHKEIPVPLTVDTDSISAMFKDNKLYIRHPKIKTEIPQTKPPSPVKPPVIMKNHDLHERKQGHGPKAMAEKPTGGKTDQLKHVAQQKTDQLKHDAQQKTDQLKHAAQQLKHDAQQKARELQNGKKELIGETKGPLDSKDEEKDKVGAKWFEKYKEATGNVVKEAKNKRQLLCNLAASVSLVLLILLYARNAVRSSFVWDTEE; encoded by the exons atggcTAACTTTGGAATCGAACGGGTTTACCAAGAATTTGAGCCTGTAACTAGATGGACCTCTGAACCAGACGCCGAGGTCCTTGTCGCTGATCTTCCag GATTCAAGAAAGAACAACTTAAGGTGGCGGTAACCGCAACAAGGAAGCTAAGACTTATAGGAGAACGTGCAACTGGGGGAAACAAATGGCTTCGCTTCCACAAGGAAATTCCTGTTCCCTTGACTGTTGACACTGACTCGATTTCAGCTATGTTCAAGGATAACAAACTCTACATCCGACATCCCAAAATCAAGACAGAAATCCCTCAAACTAAGCCACCATCACCAGTCAAACCACCGGTGATCATGAAAAACCATGATCTGCATGAGAGAAAACAAGGCCATGGTCCAAAAGCAATGGCTGAGAAGCCGACCGGTGGTAAAACCGATCAGCTGAAACATGTTGCACAGCAAAAAACCGATCAGCTGAAACATGATGCACAGCAAAAAACCGATCAGCTGAAACATGCTGCACAGCAGCTGAAACATGATGCACAGCAAAAAGCAAGGGAATTACAGAATGGAAAAAAGGAATTAATTGGTGAGACTAAAGGACCTTTGGATTCCAAGGATGAGGAGAAAGACAAAGTTGGAGCAAAATGGTTCGAGAAGTACAAAGAGGCAACTGGAAATGTGGTAAAGGAAGCTAAGAACAAAAGACAGTTACTTTGCAATTTGGCTGCTTCGGTGTCATTGGTTCTGCTTATCTTACTGTATGCTAGAAATGCAGTACGTTCATCCTTTGTGTGGGATACTGAGGAATAA
- the LOC104770483 gene encoding 5-methyltetrahydropteroyltriglutamate--homocysteine methyltransferase 3, chloroplastic-like yields MGQLALQRLPPLASLPRRPPSLPPPSSAPPSLPSATSRRSRFYVARAMSSHIVGYPRIGPKRELKFALESFWDGKTSVDDLQNVAANLRKSIWRHMADAGIKYIPSNTFSYYDQMLDTTAMLGAVPSRYGWEGGEIGFDVYFSMARGNASVPAMEMTKWFDTNYHYIVPELGPDVEFSYASHKAVVEFKEAKALGIDTVPVLIGPMTYLLLSKPAKGVEKSFCLLSLIDKILPVYKEVLADLKSAGARWIQFDEPILVMDLDTSQLQAFCDAYSHMESSLAGLNVLIATYFADVPAEAYKALMSLKCVTGFGFDLVRGLETLDLIKENFPPGKLLFAGVVDGRNIWANDLSASLKTLQTLEDIVGKEKVVVSTSCSLLHTAVDLANEIKLDKELKSWLAFAAQKVVEVNALAKSFSGAKDEALFSSNSMRQASRRSSPRVTNPAVQHGVAALKKFDHRRSTKVSVRLQAQQKKLNLPALPTTTIGSFPQTTDLRRIRREFKAKKISEIDYVQTIKEEYEKVVKLQEELGIDVLVHGEAERNDMVEYFGEQLSGFAFTSNGWVQSYGSRCVKPPIIYGDVTRPKAMTVFWSSMAQKMTQRPMKGMLTGPVTILNWSFVRNDQPRHDTCFQIALAIKDEVEDLEKAGVTVIQIDEAALREGLPLRNSEQKFYLDWAVHAFRITNCGVQDTTQIHTHMCYSNFNDIIHSIIDMDADVITIENSRSDEKLLSVFHEGVKYSAGIGPGVYDIHSPRIPSAEEIAERIKKMLAVLDSKVLWVNPDCGLKTRNYTEVKAALSNMVAAAKLIRSQLNKS; encoded by the exons atgGGTCAGCTCGCTCTTCAGAGACTCCCGCCGTTAGCTTCGCTTCCTAGACGCCCTCCTTCTCTTCCCCCACCGTCTTCTGCTCCTCCGTCTCTCCCTTCCGCTACCTCTCGCCGCTCTCGATTCTACGTCGccag AGCGATGTCATCTCACATTGTTGGTTATCCCCGAATTGGACCGAAGAGAGAGCTTAAGTTTGCATTAGAATCTTTCTGGGATGGGAAAACCAGTGTTGATGATTTGCAAAACGTTGCTGCCAACCTGAGAAAATCAATTTGGAGACATATGGCTGATGCAGGAATCAAATATATTCCCAGCAACACTTTTTCATACTATGATCAGATGTTGGATACCACAGCGATGCTTGGTGCTGTTCCCTCTAGATATGGTTGGGAAGGTGGTGAGATTGGGTTTGATGTTTACTTCTCCATGGCACGGGGAAATGCTTCTGTTCCTGCTATGGAAATGACCAAGTGGTTTGATACCAACTA CCATTACATTGTTCCGGAGTTGGGTCCTGATGTTGAATTCTCCTATGCATCTCACAAGGCTGTGGTTGAATTTAAGGAGGCTAAAGCA CTTGGCATAGACACAGTTCCCGTGCTCATTGGTCCCATGACCTACTTACTCCTGTCAAAACCAGCAAAGGGTGTCGAAAAATCATTCTGTCTTCTTTCTCTGATTGACAAGATCCTTCCTGTCTACAA AGAAGTTTTGGCTGATCTCAAATCTGCTGGTGCTCGATGGATTCAGTTTGATGAGCCTATACTTGTGATGGATCTTGATACCAGCCAATTGCAGGCATTTTGCGATGCGTACTCTCACATGGAGTCATCTTTGGCGGGCTTGAATGTTCTTATTGCCACATACTTTGCAGATGTTCCTGCTGAAGCATACAAGGCCTTGATGTCTTTGAAATGTGTAACTGGGTTTGGATTTGATCTCGTTCGTGGATTGGAAACTCTTGATTTGATCAAAGAAAACTTTCCTCCTGGAAAACTACTATTTGCTGGAGTTGTTGATGGACGGAACATATGGGCGAATGATCTTTCTGCGTCACTCAAGACACTACAGACTCTTGAAGACATCGTTGGAAAAG AAAAAGTCGTGGTTTCTACTTCTTGCTCTCTACTCCATACAGCTGTGGACTTGGCGAATgaaattaaacttgataaagaACTAAAATCGTGGCTTGCATTTGCTGCACAAAAGGTCGTTGAAGTGAATGCACTTGCCAAATCATTCTCTGGGGCTAAGGATGAG GcattgttttcttctaattccATGCGTCAAGCTTCTAGAAGATCATCTCCAAGGGTGACAAATCCAGCTGTACAGCATGGT GTTGCTGCACTAAAGAAATTTGATCACCGCCGTTCTACAAAAGTAAGTGTTAGGCTACAAGCTCAGCAGAAGAAGTTAAACCTTCCTGCTCTTCCAACAACTACAATCGGATCTTTTCCTCAGACCACGGATCTCAGACGGATACGCAGAGAATTCAAGGCCAAAAA GATATCAGAAATTGACTATGTCCAGACTATcaaagaagaatatgaaaaggTTGTCAAGCTTCAGGAAGAGCTTGGCATCGATGTATTGGTGCATGGGGAGGCAGAG AGAAACGATATGGTGGAGTATTTTGGTGAGCAACTGTCTGGCTTTGCTTTCACTTCGAATGGGTGGGTTCAATCATACGGGTCCCGATGTGTTAAGCCACCTATCATCTATGGTGATGTCACCCGGCCAAAGGCAATGACTGTTTTCTGGTCGTCAATGGCACAGAAAATGACCCAACGTCCTATGAAAGGGATGCTCACTGGCCCTGTTACAATTCTCAATTGGTCCTTTGTTAGAAATGACCAACCAAG GCATGATACATGTTTCCAAATTGCACTTGCCATCAAAGATGAGGTTGAGGACCTTGAGAAGGCCGGTGTCACTGTTATCCAAATTGATGAAGCTGCATTAAGAGAGGGATTGCCTCTCAGAAACTCGGAGCAAAAGTTCTACCTTGACTGGGCCGTCCATGCATTCAGAATCACAAACTGCGGTGTGCAAGACACTACTCAG ATCCACACCCACATGTGCTACTCAAATTTCAACGACATTATCCACTCAATCATTGATATGGATGCTGATGTGATCACTATTGAGAACTCGCGGTCAGATGAGAAGCTCTTATCAGTCTTCCATGAAGGAGTGAAGTACAGTGCTGGAATCGGTCCAGGGGTTTATGACATTCACTCTCCTCGTATCCCATCCGCTGAAGAAATAGCCGAGCGTATCAAAAAGATGCTTGCTGTTCTGGACAGCAAAGTCCTTTGGGTGAACCCTGACTGTGGCCTAAAGACGAGGAATTACACTGAAGTTAAAGCCGCACTTAGCAACATGGTTGCCGCTGCTAAGCTAATCCGCTCTCAGCTAAATAAGTCATAG
- the LOC104770485 gene encoding molybdopterin biosynthesis protein CNX1-like isoform X2 yields MVKVYPMPTVAILSTGDELVEPSAGTIGISYIRDSNRAMLVAAVMQQQCKVVDLGIVRDDKKELERVLDEAVSSGADIILTSGGVSMGDRDFVKPLLGEKGKVHFSKVLMKPGKPLTFAEIRAKPTESMMEKTVLAFGLPGNPVSCLVCFNIFVVPTIRQLAGWTSPHPLRVRARLQEPIKSDRIRPEFHRAIIKWKDNDGSGTPGFVAESTGHQMSSRLLSMRSANALLELPATGNVLSAGTSVSAVLVSGISGFTIDKKTSLSEPESIRKEKKYDEVSGPEYKVAILTVSDTVSAGAGPDRSGPRAVSVVDSSSERLGGAKVVATAVVPDEVERIKDILEKWSDDDGMDLILTLGGTGFTPRDVTPEATKKVIERETPGLLFVMMQESLKITPFAMLSRSAAGIRGSTLIINMPGNPNAVAECMEALLPALKHALKQIKGDKREKHPKHIPHAEATTPAADTWDQSYKSAYATEEKKEEAGCSCTH; encoded by the exons ATTAGGGACTCAAATCGAGCAATGTTGGTGGCAGCAGTGATGCAGCAGCAATGCAAAGTTGTTGACCTTGGAATTGTTAGAGATGACAAAAAAGAACTTGAGAGAGTTTTGGATGAGGCTGTATCCTCTGGAGCCGATATTATTTTAACTTCTGGTGGTGTTTCAATGGGAGACAGGGATTTTGTCAAGCCATTGCTCGGAGAGAAAGGGAAAGTACATTTCAGCAAG GTATTGATGAAACCTGGGAAACCTTTGACGTTTGCTGAGATCAGGGCAAAACCAACTGAAAGTATGATGGAGAAAACAGTCCTTGCTTTTGGATTACCAGGAAATCCCGTAAGctgtttggtttgtttcaatATCTTTGTTGTGCCTACAATTCGCCAGCTTGCAGGATGGACAAGCCCCCATCCACTGAG AGTGCGAGCTCGACTTCAGGAGCCGATAAAGTCCGATCGCATCCGTCCGGAGTTTCATCGGGCCATCATCAAATGGAAAGACAACGATGGATCAGGGACTCCCGG ATTTGTTGCTGAGAGCACTGGACATCAGATGAGCAGTCGGTTATTAAGTATGAGGTCGGCTAATGCTTTGTTGGAGTTGCCTGCTACAGGCAATGTGCTTTCTGCTGGAACATCTGTATCAGCTGTACTTGTTTCTGGTATTAGTGGCTTTACAATAGACAAGAAAACCTCATTATCAGAACCAGAATCtattcgaaaagaaaaaaagtacgATGAAGTATCTGGGCCCGAGTATAAAGTGGCTATTCTTACTGTCAGTGATACTGTCTCAGCTGGGGCTGGACCTGATAGAAG TGGGCCCAGGGCTGTATCAGTGGTTGATTCGTCGTCTGAAAGACTGGGAGGAGCTAAGGTAGTTGCGACAGCCGTTGTCCCTGATGAAGTGGAAAGAATCAAAGACATTCTCGAGAAATGGAGCGATGATGACGGAATGGATCTCATTCTTACACTTG GTGGCACCGGCTTCACTCCGAGAGATGTAACACCTGAAGCAACGAAAAAAGTGATAGAGAGAGAAACACCCGGTCTCCTCTTTGTTATGATGCAAGAGAGCTTAAAG ATCACACCATTTGCGATGCTCTCACGCTCTGCAGCAGGAATAAGAGGCTCAACATTG ATAATAAACATGCCTGGAAACCCAAACGCGGTGGCAGAGTGCATGGAGGCTCTGTTACCGGCATTGAAACACGCGCTGAAGCAGATAAAAGGAGACAAGAGAGAGAAACACCCGAAGCACATACCTCACGCAGAAGCCACTACACCGGCTGCTGATACATGGGACCAAAGCTATAAGTCGGCCTATGCCAcggaagaaaagaaagaggaggCTGGATGTTCTTGTACTCACTAA